One region of Bacterioplanoides sp. SCSIO 12839 genomic DNA includes:
- a CDS encoding nucleoside triphosphate pyrophosphatase — MFYLASASPRRRELLTQIGVQFKLAPVDIDETPRPDEAAKRYVERLALEKAQTALASLNDSEEAVVLGSDTSVIINDEILTKPKDAADAKRMLQRLSGNQHQVFTAVAVISQQQQQVISVATDVIFRTLSDAEIDAYIATEEPMDKAGSYGIQGKGAILVDHIHGSYSNVVGLPLTETAALLNDFNIEVWSEDQQG, encoded by the coding sequence ATGTTTTATCTGGCGTCTGCCTCACCCCGTCGTAGAGAATTATTAACCCAGATTGGTGTCCAATTTAAGCTGGCCCCGGTTGATATTGATGAAACGCCCCGGCCAGATGAAGCGGCCAAACGGTATGTTGAGCGTCTGGCGTTGGAAAAAGCCCAAACGGCACTGGCAAGCCTGAATGACTCTGAAGAAGCCGTCGTACTGGGTTCCGACACCAGCGTGATAATCAACGACGAGATTTTGACCAAGCCCAAAGATGCGGCCGATGCCAAACGCATGCTGCAACGCTTATCCGGCAATCAGCATCAGGTGTTCACGGCTGTTGCTGTCATCAGCCAACAGCAACAACAGGTCATTAGCGTGGCGACCGATGTGATTTTCAGAACGCTGTCGGATGCCGAGATCGACGCGTATATCGCGACAGAAGAGCCGATGGATAAAGCCGGTTCATACGGTATTCAGGGCAAAGGCGCGATACTGGTGGATCATATCCATGGCAGTTACAGCAATGTGGTGGGGTTACCACTGACGGAAACCGCGGCTCTGTTAAACGATTTTAATATTGAGGTCTGGTCTGAGGACCAGCAAGGTTAA
- a CDS encoding YhdP family protein: MMRWFSQIWTQLWITLVVAVVSLALYTSLGRQLIPLIESLQPDIEQQISQALQQPVSIGRFKGDWRILSPIVLIHDVTLGDPDTGLKIGKVEAELDISASLFHQQPVFKRILIADVSGHITQQQKRQWQIAEGWQIELPDKASTNDTAASPDSAGQPEADNTSQRPAWLAFLELQQAIVLQDWRLTHDGLEFDDQLEIRELVWRNRANSRALEGQVAWGLEEMANISVRATLQGQIWPIRQQQGEFYLAVDPQSWSRWIPGNPEDSFHINQLIAGFKGWGTIGAGRLNSLYGNLDVMSLDLATPNKPMTLTNGQITMRAERQRDDWHMRVSPQFEQALPLTEFSLSGIPLGTGKAQQHAWQLGIPELNVAALSGFIQDYGLLAERHMKYVRNLEPSGIARHTRLSLIAPELDQHGKKLNPQADWRFALATDLDEVSSLAYKGIPAMSDITASLLMTPSAGKVSINDGEHGLFLEGIYAEPWRLTDSKGAFYWQIAPEHFRLQLKDMQARLNDVGLTIDVGLRLPRTDSDVEPNTSVLMAFERAPAAMTQMLVPDLLDESITSWIDNSILDGDFRNGVFALNGRLGKQPPSNSNSIQLYMDVADARLRYLQDWPEVTDLNGRMLLDSPSMDVWVDSGKTLGGSFVDHSARVKLRSNSAKDGTTNTVLQVSGKLAGSSDQALRYFTETPLQQLVQNGFDQWQATGPITASMLMQIPLGQEKGQKESEEGAAPDIKLDVALRDNTLRIGEVNLDLKQLNGALRFDSDIGILSDSISGSVMGGSFAGNIQSVQNGNGFDIHLNAKGDAQWAAFKQWMPLFLLDPIDGDMRYKASLDILPKPRGGTTFKLNTDLAGTEIQLPTPLGKTAEQKRSLALSVKPGSDLRINLNYDGLLKSALALHDGELERGQVYIGGGDPFLPSDKGVSLRGHIPQQVNAEKWWGIWQQLNQLLEQHEQEVAAQHATNKPGSTSGKTKDTENPLTHIDLQLGGVDAWGVTTGPMHIQASHEWNEWDINLDSDLVKGLVVMKPDNQPIDMQLEYIRLPYQESDPAAIEETVIGDTAQASDHPQPPIDPDPLQDVNPADFPAMTLKVNELYLGSRNFGYWHVSSQPQADGMNIQLHDSNMKGMAVTGDIAWLKQDGHHLTLLDTLQMRGEDAGKILQEFRVEPFVTSNDMKASAKLSWQGSPMNFNVATLNGLASMRLRDGQLAADGAGALKAFGILNFNSISRRLRLDFSDLYQSGIAFDVYKGKGEIVNGQLTLTEPLLVDGPGGKFRMSGTTSLIDRDMDMQLAVTFPITGTLPVVAVLAGFAPPVAAAIYVSEKLVGDELEQFTSASYTVKGTWEEPDLQINQRFNNDVEGKESRSFKQRFLSIFGLDDDDE, encoded by the coding sequence ATGATGCGCTGGTTTTCTCAAATCTGGACGCAGCTGTGGATTACATTAGTGGTCGCGGTTGTCAGCCTGGCGCTGTACACCAGTCTCGGGCGCCAGCTGATTCCGCTGATTGAAAGTCTGCAGCCGGATATCGAGCAACAAATCAGTCAGGCGTTACAGCAGCCAGTGTCGATTGGTCGCTTCAAAGGTGACTGGCGAATTCTGTCGCCCATTGTATTGATTCACGATGTCACCCTGGGAGACCCCGATACCGGCCTGAAGATTGGTAAAGTCGAAGCCGAGCTGGATATCAGTGCAAGCTTATTCCACCAGCAACCAGTGTTTAAACGCATTCTGATTGCCGATGTCAGCGGCCATATCACCCAGCAACAGAAACGTCAGTGGCAAATTGCCGAGGGCTGGCAAATTGAACTGCCTGACAAAGCGAGCACCAATGACACGGCCGCATCTCCTGATTCGGCCGGTCAGCCTGAAGCGGATAACACGTCTCAACGCCCGGCCTGGCTGGCCTTTCTCGAACTGCAGCAAGCCATTGTTCTGCAGGATTGGCGACTCACCCATGATGGTCTGGAGTTTGATGACCAACTGGAAATTCGTGAGCTGGTCTGGCGTAACCGCGCCAACAGCCGGGCTCTGGAAGGTCAGGTTGCCTGGGGCCTGGAAGAAATGGCGAACATTTCCGTGCGCGCCACCTTACAAGGCCAGATCTGGCCCATCCGCCAACAACAGGGCGAGTTTTATCTGGCGGTTGACCCACAAAGCTGGAGTCGCTGGATTCCGGGTAACCCGGAGGATTCCTTCCACATCAATCAGCTGATTGCTGGCTTTAAAGGTTGGGGAACCATTGGTGCCGGCCGCCTCAACAGCCTGTATGGCAACCTTGATGTCATGTCATTGGATCTGGCAACGCCCAACAAGCCAATGACTCTTACCAATGGCCAAATCACGATGCGGGCGGAGCGCCAGCGCGACGACTGGCATATGCGTGTTTCACCTCAGTTTGAACAAGCATTGCCCCTGACAGAATTCAGCCTCAGCGGTATTCCACTGGGGACGGGGAAAGCCCAACAACACGCCTGGCAACTGGGTATTCCTGAATTAAATGTGGCGGCTTTATCCGGCTTTATTCAGGATTACGGCCTGCTGGCTGAGCGTCATATGAAGTACGTGCGCAATCTTGAGCCCAGCGGTATCGCTCGCCATACCCGTCTGTCTTTGATTGCGCCTGAGCTGGATCAGCACGGCAAAAAACTCAACCCACAAGCCGATTGGAGGTTCGCACTGGCAACCGACCTGGATGAGGTCAGTAGCCTTGCTTACAAAGGCATTCCGGCCATGTCCGATATTACTGCCAGCCTGTTGATGACCCCCAGTGCCGGTAAAGTCAGCATCAACGACGGTGAACACGGCCTGTTTCTCGAAGGTATTTACGCAGAGCCATGGCGCCTGACGGACTCAAAGGGGGCGTTTTACTGGCAGATTGCTCCTGAGCATTTCCGTCTGCAGCTGAAAGATATGCAGGCGCGGTTAAACGATGTTGGGCTGACCATTGATGTTGGTTTACGCCTGCCGCGGACGGATAGTGATGTAGAGCCGAACACCTCGGTATTAATGGCCTTTGAGCGGGCCCCTGCCGCCATGACCCAGATGTTGGTGCCGGATTTACTGGATGAATCCATTACCAGCTGGATTGATAACAGCATCCTCGACGGCGACTTCCGTAACGGCGTGTTTGCACTGAATGGCCGCCTGGGAAAACAGCCACCGTCCAACAGCAACAGTATTCAACTGTACATGGATGTTGCTGATGCCCGGCTGCGCTATTTACAGGACTGGCCAGAAGTCACAGACCTGAATGGCCGTATGTTACTGGATTCACCATCGATGGACGTCTGGGTCGACAGCGGTAAAACGTTGGGCGGAAGCTTTGTTGATCACAGTGCCCGGGTAAAATTACGTTCGAACAGCGCCAAAGACGGTACAACCAACACTGTTTTACAGGTGTCGGGCAAACTGGCAGGCAGCAGCGATCAGGCGTTACGCTATTTCACCGAAACCCCGCTGCAACAACTGGTACAAAACGGCTTCGATCAATGGCAGGCCACCGGCCCCATCACCGCCAGTATGCTGATGCAAATTCCCTTAGGCCAAGAAAAAGGTCAAAAAGAAAGTGAGGAAGGCGCAGCGCCGGATATCAAGCTCGATGTTGCTCTGCGTGATAACACGCTGCGCATCGGCGAAGTGAATCTCGACCTGAAACAGCTGAATGGCGCACTGCGTTTTGATAGTGATATCGGTATTTTATCCGACAGCATCAGCGGCTCTGTGATGGGCGGCTCATTCGCCGGCAACATACAGTCAGTGCAAAATGGTAATGGCTTTGATATTCACCTGAACGCGAAAGGTGACGCACAGTGGGCAGCCTTCAAACAATGGATGCCGTTGTTTCTGCTGGATCCGATTGATGGCGACATGCGCTACAAAGCATCGCTGGATATTCTGCCCAAGCCCCGCGGCGGCACCACCTTTAAGCTGAATACCGACTTAGCCGGCACTGAAATTCAGCTACCCACCCCACTGGGGAAAACCGCCGAGCAAAAACGTTCGCTGGCATTGTCAGTCAAACCCGGCAGTGATTTACGGATCAACCTGAATTATGACGGCTTATTGAAGTCTGCCTTAGCCTTGCACGATGGCGAACTTGAGCGCGGCCAGGTTTATATTGGCGGTGGCGATCCGTTTTTACCCAGCGATAAAGGTGTCAGCCTGCGTGGTCATATTCCTCAACAGGTGAACGCTGAAAAATGGTGGGGCATCTGGCAGCAACTGAATCAATTGCTGGAGCAACACGAGCAAGAGGTTGCAGCGCAACATGCTACCAACAAGCCTGGTAGCACATCTGGGAAAACCAAAGACACTGAGAACCCTCTCACCCATATTGATCTTCAATTAGGTGGTGTTGATGCCTGGGGGGTGACAACCGGGCCGATGCACATTCAGGCTTCCCATGAGTGGAACGAATGGGACATTAATCTCGACAGCGATCTGGTCAAAGGCCTGGTGGTGATGAAACCCGATAACCAGCCGATTGATATGCAGCTTGAGTATATTCGTCTGCCCTATCAGGAGAGTGATCCGGCGGCGATTGAGGAAACGGTGATTGGTGATACGGCTCAGGCATCCGATCACCCGCAACCGCCAATTGACCCGGACCCACTCCAGGATGTAAACCCGGCTGACTTCCCGGCCATGACATTAAAAGTAAATGAGTTATATCTGGGCAGCCGTAACTTTGGGTATTGGCATGTCAGCAGCCAACCTCAGGCGGATGGCATGAACATTCAGCTGCACGACAGCAATATGAAAGGCATGGCCGTCACCGGTGATATTGCCTGGCTGAAACAGGATGGCCATCATCTGACGTTGCTGGATACGCTGCAAATGCGCGGTGAAGACGCCGGTAAAATCCTGCAGGAGTTCCGTGTCGAGCCATTTGTCACCTCCAACGATATGAAAGCTTCCGCCAAACTGTCGTGGCAGGGCTCTCCGATGAACTTTAATGTGGCAACGCTGAATGGTCTTGCCAGTATGCGTTTACGCGATGGTCAGCTGGCTGCCGATGGTGCCGGTGCGTTAAAAGCATTTGGGATATTAAATTTTAATTCCATCAGTCGCCGTTTACGCCTGGACTTTTCAGACCTTTATCAATCGGGCATCGCCTTTGATGTGTATAAAGGCAAGGGCGAAATTGTGAATGGCCAACTCACCCTCACTGAGCCGTTACTGGTGGATGGCCCGGGTGGGAAATTCCGTATGTCCGGCACCACCAGCCTGATTGATCGTGATATGGATATGCAACTGGCGGTGACGTTTCCGATTACCGGCACCTTACCCGTGGTTGCGGTATTAGCGGGTTTTGCGCCACCAGTGGCCGCTGCCATTTATGTTTCTGAGAAACTGGTGGGGGATGAGCTCGAGCAATTCACCAGCGCCAGCTATACGGTAAAAGGCACCTGGGAAGAACCCGACTTGCAGATTAACCAACGCTTTAACAACGACGTGGAAGGCAAAGAAAGTCGCAGCTTTAAACAACGCTTCCTGAGTATTTTTGGTCTGGATGATGACGATGAATAA
- the rng gene encoding ribonuclease G: MNAEILMNVTPTETRVAVVENGVLQEIVIERANHRGIVGNIYKGKVVRVLPGMQAAFVDIGLERAAFIHAAEIANGDHSHSSHNSANTPPINQLVHQGQSLVVQVTKDPIGTKGARLTTQLAIPSRYLVYMPGADHVGVSQRIEDDEERERLKVLVNKCMEEEGLTGEAGFILRTAADGVGEEEILADTRYLRRLWRKLEERIKEFTPPAQIYDELPLSQRSLRDFVRPEIEKILIDSRETSQSMASFTEQYMPEIEEKLEYYPGPRPIFELNSVEDEIQRALERKVPLKSGGYLVIDQTEAMTTIDVNTGGFVGRRNLEETIFKTNLEAANAIGRQVRLRNLGGIIILDFIDMADSEHQRQVLRMLEKVLEKDHAKTKISGVSGLGLVEMTRKRTRESLEQMLMEPCKACDGRGSVKTAETICYEIFREILREERAYQAGTYLVLANQQVVDRLLDEDSDGLADLEAFIGKAIKLQVEALYSQDQYDIILQ; encoded by the coding sequence ATGAACGCAGAAATTCTGATGAACGTCACCCCGACGGAAACCCGGGTGGCGGTGGTGGAAAACGGTGTGCTTCAGGAAATTGTGATTGAGCGCGCTAATCACCGTGGCATCGTTGGCAATATCTACAAAGGCAAGGTAGTGCGGGTATTACCCGGCATGCAGGCTGCATTTGTTGATATTGGCCTGGAACGCGCGGCTTTTATTCATGCCGCCGAAATTGCCAATGGCGACCATAGCCACAGCAGCCATAATTCGGCGAATACCCCGCCGATTAATCAGCTGGTGCATCAGGGGCAGTCTCTTGTGGTACAGGTCACTAAAGATCCGATTGGCACCAAAGGCGCGCGTTTAACCACCCAGCTGGCGATTCCATCGCGTTATCTGGTGTACATGCCCGGGGCTGATCACGTGGGTGTATCACAGCGCATCGAAGACGATGAAGAGCGCGAACGTCTGAAGGTTCTGGTCAACAAATGCATGGAAGAAGAAGGCCTCACCGGAGAAGCCGGCTTTATTCTGCGCACCGCGGCTGACGGCGTGGGTGAAGAAGAAATTCTTGCCGATACCCGTTACCTGCGACGCTTATGGCGCAAACTGGAAGAGCGTATCAAAGAGTTCACCCCTCCGGCTCAGATCTATGATGAGCTGCCGTTATCACAGCGTTCGCTGCGCGATTTTGTTCGCCCGGAAATTGAAAAGATTCTGATCGACTCCCGTGAAACCTCACAAAGCATGGCAAGCTTCACCGAACAGTACATGCCCGAGATTGAGGAAAAACTGGAATATTACCCCGGCCCTCGTCCCATCTTTGAGCTGAACAGTGTAGAAGACGAAATCCAGCGCGCACTGGAACGTAAAGTGCCGCTGAAGTCTGGCGGTTATCTGGTCATCGACCAGACCGAAGCCATGACCACCATCGACGTGAATACCGGTGGTTTTGTGGGTCGTCGCAACCTCGAAGAAACCATTTTCAAAACCAATCTGGAAGCGGCCAATGCCATTGGTCGTCAGGTTCGGTTGCGCAACCTGGGCGGTATCATCATTCTCGACTTTATCGATATGGCCGACTCGGAGCACCAGCGCCAGGTACTGCGTATGCTGGAGAAGGTGTTGGAAAAAGATCACGCCAAAACCAAAATCAGCGGCGTATCCGGTTTAGGGTTAGTGGAAATGACGCGAAAGCGTACCCGCGAAAGCCTCGAACAAATGTTGATGGAACCGTGCAAAGCCTGTGATGGCCGCGGCTCGGTGAAAACCGCCGAAACCATTTGTTATGAAATCTTCCGCGAAATTCTGCGTGAAGAACGGGCCTATCAGGCTGGCACCTATCTGGTACTGGCCAACCAGCAGGTGGTGGATCGTTTATTGGATGAAGACTCCGATGGCCTCGCCGATCTGGAAGCCTTTATTGGTAAAGCCATCAAACTACAGGTCGAGGCGTTATACAGCCAGGACCAGTACGACATCATTCTGCAGTAA